A single genomic interval of Littorina saxatilis isolate snail1 linkage group LG17, US_GU_Lsax_2.0, whole genome shotgun sequence harbors:
- the LOC138953756 gene encoding cartilage acidic protein 1-like isoform X3 has translation MQSLLRRGLRRRVPLGMLGSLVACGVLTCQFASCAQGQTSGGMFRDRSELIPFSTRQLNYGVAVSDVDDDGEMEWIVAGFNGPNLILKLDKTTGRYINLTDDDRFKPLTDPGGAAIGVCACDIDGDGREEIYFLNTNGRYSGPKQYKDKLFKWRRGADGVERYEDLFADGGNDAALSMFAGRSVAAVDRKGTGKYSVILATYGQFGQGEFGLIEMDEERSDVASGRIVLKNVAQEAGIAVSTGGRGITVGPIIGTDGHSDIFFDNEGGSRSNPPENKLFVNDGNGRFTDVAASKGLADPSPGRGVALADFNNDGRVDLVYGNWMNPHKLMIQQANGNFQDKASSEMAESSPIRTVIATDFDNDGVQEVFYNNIVYSGGSSPETWKNRLFRVTPAGADVTISKLDVGDALEPDGYGTGGAVADMNGDGQLELLLSHGESREQDLSLYDVTQGGNNHWLRVLPLTRFSAPARGAKVTVTLTDNTQLTQVVDGGSGYLCQMEPVAHFGLASQQAERLRIQWPDGRVLEQDLSSGDQDKLHRISYPSGGGSGNTGYQVQGSESSGGSGSATGGAATGQTA, from the exons ATGCAGTCTTTGCTGAGACGTGGCTTGAGAAGGCGAGTTCCGCTGGGAATGCTTGGATCCCTGGTGGCTTGCGGAGTTTTGACGTGTCAGTTTGCCAGCTGTGCGCAGGGGCAGACAAGCGGGGGCATGTTCCGGGACAGGAGCGAGTTGATTCCCTTCAGCACGAGGCAGCTGAACTACGGGGTGGCTGTGTCCGATGTGGATGACGATGGCGAGATGGAGTGGATCGTGGCTGG ATTTAATGGCCCCAACCTTATTCTGAAGCTGGACAAGACCACAGGCCGGTACATCAACCTGACAGACGATGACAGGTTCAAACCCCTCACAGACCCGGGAG GTGCAGCCATCGGCGTGTGTGCCTGTGACATTGACGGGGACGGACGGGaggagatctactttttgaacACCAACGGTCGCTACAGCGGCCCCAAACAGTACAAGGACAAGCTGTTCAAG TGGCGGCGCGGTGCTGACGGGGTGGAGAGGTACGAAGACCTGTTTGCTGATGGCGGCAATGACGCCGCTCTGTCCATGTTCGCTGGCCGTTCTGTGGCCGCCGTTGACCGCAAGGGCACGGGCAAATACTCCGTCATCCTCGCCACCTACGGACAGT TCGGTCAGGGAGAGTTCGGGCTGATCGAGATGGACGAGGAGCGGTCAGACGTGGCCAGTGGCCGCATTGTGCTGAAGAACGTGGCGCAGGAGGCCGGTATCGCCGTGTCCACTG GCGGTCGCGGAATAACAGTTGGCCCCATCATAGGAACTGATGGACACTCTGACATTTTCTTTGACAACGAGGGAGGCAGCCGCTCCAATCCTCCTGAGAACAAACTGTTTGTGAACGATGGAAATGGCCGTTTTACAGACGTCGCTGCCAGCAAAG GCCTGGCCGATCCATCTCCCGGTCGCGGTGTGGCGCTGGCGGACTTCAACAACGATGGCCGTGTGGACCTCGTGTACGGCAACTGGATGAACCCGCACAAACTCATGATCCAGCAGGCCAACGGTAACTTCCAG GACAAGGCCTCTTCCGAGATGGCCGAGTCGTCTCCCATCCGCACCGTCATCGCAACCGACTTCGACAACGACGGCGTGCAAGAGGTCTTCTACAACAACATCGTCTACTCGGGAGGCAGCTCGCCCGAGACCTGGAAAAACCGGCTCTTCCGCGTCACACCAGCAGGTGCTGACGTCACTATTTCTAAACTGGACGTTGGTGACGCTTTGGAACCCGATGGATACGGCACAG GCGGCGCGGTGGCGGACATGAACGGTGACGGACAGCTGGAGCTGTTGTTGTCTCACGGCGAGTCGCGCGAGCAGGACCTCAGCCTCTATGACGTCACACAGGGCGGCAACAACCATTGGCTGCGAGTCTTGCCACTCACGCGATTCAGCGCCCCCGCGCGTGGCGCCAAGGTCACCGTGACCCTGACGGACAACACCCAGCTGACACAGGTGGTTGACGGGGGCTCCGGGTACCTGTGCCAGATGGAACCAGTGGCGCATTTTGGTCTTGCATCTCAGCAGGCCGAGCGGCTCAGGATCCAATGGCCGGACGGACGCGTCCTGGAACAGGATCTGAGCTCCGGAGATCAAGACAAGCTCCACAGGATCTCCTACCCCTCTGGAGGAGGGTCCGGGAATACGGGGTATCAAGTGCAGGGATCTGAATCCTCTGGAGGATCGGGATCGGCCACCGGAGGCGCCGCCACGGGGCAGACAG CATGA
- the LOC138953756 gene encoding cartilage acidic protein 1-like isoform X2 yields the protein MQSLLRRGLRRRVPLGMLGSLVACGVLTCQFASCAQGQTSGGMFRDRSELIPFSTRQLNYGVAVSDVDDDGEMEWIVAGFNGPNLILKLDKTTGRYINLTDDDRFKPLTDPGGAAIGVCACDIDGDGREEIYFLNTNGRYSGPKQYKDKLFKWRRGADGVERYEDLFADGGNDAALSMFAGRSVAAVDRKGTGKYSVILATYGQFGQGEFGLIEMDEERSDVASGRIVLKNVAQEAGIAVSTGGRGITVGPIIGTDGHSDIFFDNEGGSRSNPPENKLFVNDGNGRFTDVAASKGLADPSPGRGVALADFNNDGRVDLVYGNWMNPHKLMIQQANGNFQDKASSEMAESSPIRTVIATDFDNDGVQEVFYNNIVYSGGSSPETWKNRLFRVTPAGADVTISKLDVGDALEPDGYGTGGAVADMNGDGQLELLLSHGESREQDLSLYDVTQGGNNHWLRVLPLTRFSAPARGAKVTVTLTDNTQLTQVVDGGSGYLCQMEPVAHFGLASQQAERLRIQWPDGRVLEQDLSSGDQDKLHRISYPSGGGSGNTGYQVQGSESSGGSGSATGGAATGQTGKSAVLGLVLGTLGVALR from the exons ATGCAGTCTTTGCTGAGACGTGGCTTGAGAAGGCGAGTTCCGCTGGGAATGCTTGGATCCCTGGTGGCTTGCGGAGTTTTGACGTGTCAGTTTGCCAGCTGTGCGCAGGGGCAGACAAGCGGGGGCATGTTCCGGGACAGGAGCGAGTTGATTCCCTTCAGCACGAGGCAGCTGAACTACGGGGTGGCTGTGTCCGATGTGGATGACGATGGCGAGATGGAGTGGATCGTGGCTGG ATTTAATGGCCCCAACCTTATTCTGAAGCTGGACAAGACCACAGGCCGGTACATCAACCTGACAGACGATGACAGGTTCAAACCCCTCACAGACCCGGGAG GTGCAGCCATCGGCGTGTGTGCCTGTGACATTGACGGGGACGGACGGGaggagatctactttttgaacACCAACGGTCGCTACAGCGGCCCCAAACAGTACAAGGACAAGCTGTTCAAG TGGCGGCGCGGTGCTGACGGGGTGGAGAGGTACGAAGACCTGTTTGCTGATGGCGGCAATGACGCCGCTCTGTCCATGTTCGCTGGCCGTTCTGTGGCCGCCGTTGACCGCAAGGGCACGGGCAAATACTCCGTCATCCTCGCCACCTACGGACAGT TCGGTCAGGGAGAGTTCGGGCTGATCGAGATGGACGAGGAGCGGTCAGACGTGGCCAGTGGCCGCATTGTGCTGAAGAACGTGGCGCAGGAGGCCGGTATCGCCGTGTCCACTG GCGGTCGCGGAATAACAGTTGGCCCCATCATAGGAACTGATGGACACTCTGACATTTTCTTTGACAACGAGGGAGGCAGCCGCTCCAATCCTCCTGAGAACAAACTGTTTGTGAACGATGGAAATGGCCGTTTTACAGACGTCGCTGCCAGCAAAG GCCTGGCCGATCCATCTCCCGGTCGCGGTGTGGCGCTGGCGGACTTCAACAACGATGGCCGTGTGGACCTCGTGTACGGCAACTGGATGAACCCGCACAAACTCATGATCCAGCAGGCCAACGGTAACTTCCAG GACAAGGCCTCTTCCGAGATGGCCGAGTCGTCTCCCATCCGCACCGTCATCGCAACCGACTTCGACAACGACGGCGTGCAAGAGGTCTTCTACAACAACATCGTCTACTCGGGAGGCAGCTCGCCCGAGACCTGGAAAAACCGGCTCTTCCGCGTCACACCAGCAGGTGCTGACGTCACTATTTCTAAACTGGACGTTGGTGACGCTTTGGAACCCGATGGATACGGCACAG GCGGCGCGGTGGCGGACATGAACGGTGACGGACAGCTGGAGCTGTTGTTGTCTCACGGCGAGTCGCGCGAGCAGGACCTCAGCCTCTATGACGTCACACAGGGCGGCAACAACCATTGGCTGCGAGTCTTGCCACTCACGCGATTCAGCGCCCCCGCGCGTGGCGCCAAGGTCACCGTGACCCTGACGGACAACACCCAGCTGACACAGGTGGTTGACGGGGGCTCCGGGTACCTGTGCCAGATGGAACCAGTGGCGCATTTTGGTCTTGCATCTCAGCAGGCCGAGCGGCTCAGGATCCAATGGCCGGACGGACGCGTCCTGGAACAGGATCTGAGCTCCGGAGATCAAGACAAGCTCCACAGGATCTCCTACCCCTCTGGAGGAGGGTCCGGGAATACGGGGTATCAAGTGCAGGGATCTGAATCCTCTGGAGGATCGGGATCGGCCACCGGAGGCGCCGCCACGGGGCAGACAG GAAAATCCGCTGTCTTGGGATTGGTTCTTGGGACTCTTGGAGTCGCTCTGAGGTGA
- the LOC138952501 gene encoding uncharacterized protein, translating to MHTYTNAGREQATTEEGELRWKIARPRANKGQPTAKPVKETITRCYLNELFEEVVTLRLVYGSYEKALRAQRDYHGTVPETLSATAGPVDKSNVVAKQRRRLNWRLTID from the exons ATGCACACCTACACAAATGCGGGGAGGGAGCAAGCAACCACAGAGGAAGGCGAACTGAGGTGGAAGATTGCCAGGCCAAGGGCAAACAAGGGACAACCAACTGCAAAACCTGTCAAGGAAACTATTACTCGCT GTTACCTGAATGAGCTGTTTGAAGAGGTGGTCACGCTGCGACTGGTCTATGGCAGCTATGAGAAGGCTCTGCGAGCACAAAGGGATTATCACGGAACGGTGCCAGAGACCCTAAGTGCTACTGCGGGGCCTGTCGACAAATCCAACGTTGTAGCCAAGCAGCGTCGACGACTCAACTGGCGACTGACAATAGATTAG
- the LOC138952500 gene encoding uncharacterized protein, translated as MKKVPAATRTVLWTNLARTSLLQKMMQGHGLHCGHCVVWPGQRRREKVCCHHYPQVTGKFEGEGMQCITTHQGFRDNCLSRYTIESVIILFKQSLRKRWKEEFENKDEPHRTYRHVAYSNFVRWVWHTTGRKNRKILTACVVATVRDQFPSQIYTGF; from the exons ATGAAGAAAGTGCCAGCAGCGACGAGAACAGTACTGTGGACGAACCTGGCGAGGACATCCCTGCTGCAGAAAATGATGCAAG GGCATGGTCTTCACTGTGGCCACTGTGTTGTGTGGCCTGGCCAGCGAAGGAGGGAGAAGGTGTGCTGCCACCATTACCCTCAAGTTACAGGGAAATTTGAGGGGGAGGGGATGCAGTGCATCACCACACACCAGGGTTTCCGTGACAATTGCCTCTCAAG GTACACCATTGAATCCGTCATTATCCTGTTCAAGCAGTCACTGAGGAAAAGGTGGAAAGAAGAGTTTGAGAACAAGGATGAGCCACACAG GACATATCGGCATGTTGCGTACAGCAATTTCGTGAGATGGGTCTGGCACACTACGGGCAGGAAAAACAGGAAGATTTTGACTGCCTGCGTTGTTGCCACAGTGAGGGACCAGTTTCCTTCGCAGATCTACACAGGTTTCTAA
- the LOC138953756 gene encoding cartilage acidic protein 1-like isoform X1, translating into MQSLLRRGLRRRVPLGMLGSLVACGVLTCQFASCAQGQTSGGMFRDRSELIPFSTRQLNYGVAVSDVDDDGEMEWIVAGFNGPNLILKLDKTTGRYINLTDDDRFKPLTDPGGAAIGVCACDIDGDGREEIYFLNTNGRYSGPKQYKDKLFKWRRGADGVERYEDLFADGGNDAALSMFAGRSVAAVDRKGTGKYSVILATYGQFGQGEFGLIEMDEERSDVASGRIVLKNVAQEAGIAVSTGGRGITVGPIIGTDGHSDIFFDNEGGSRSNPPENKLFVNDGNGRFTDVAASKGLADPSPGRGVALADFNNDGRVDLVYGNWMNPHKLMIQQANGNFQDKASSEMAESSPIRTVIATDFDNDGVQEVFYNNIVYSGGSSPETWKNRLFRVTPAGADVTISKLDVGDALEPDGYGTGGAVADMNGDGQLELLLSHGESREQDLSLYDVTQGGNNHWLRVLPLTRFSAPARGAKVTVTLTDNTQLTQVVDGGSGYLCQMEPVAHFGLASQQAERLRIQWPDGRVLEQDLSSGDQDKLHRISYPSGGGSGNTGYQVQGSESSGGSGSATGGAATGQTVPSRNRGTYPGSGGSYANRDPYRSSGNRGTNPGTASSGTSSGNGRGTNSGTASRTIYSETVNRGTDSSTANRGTYTNNRATDSRRTNAGNSMGTNVGSVNRRTSSGRSNPDVANTDSGTCATVRVRNYVRDDATGCYSARPMRMGQCQGTCTAGGRCCQPRSERFRNLMFACRNGSRYRKTAKVGVRRCRCSRCPA; encoded by the exons ATGCAGTCTTTGCTGAGACGTGGCTTGAGAAGGCGAGTTCCGCTGGGAATGCTTGGATCCCTGGTGGCTTGCGGAGTTTTGACGTGTCAGTTTGCCAGCTGTGCGCAGGGGCAGACAAGCGGGGGCATGTTCCGGGACAGGAGCGAGTTGATTCCCTTCAGCACGAGGCAGCTGAACTACGGGGTGGCTGTGTCCGATGTGGATGACGATGGCGAGATGGAGTGGATCGTGGCTGG ATTTAATGGCCCCAACCTTATTCTGAAGCTGGACAAGACCACAGGCCGGTACATCAACCTGACAGACGATGACAGGTTCAAACCCCTCACAGACCCGGGAG GTGCAGCCATCGGCGTGTGTGCCTGTGACATTGACGGGGACGGACGGGaggagatctactttttgaacACCAACGGTCGCTACAGCGGCCCCAAACAGTACAAGGACAAGCTGTTCAAG TGGCGGCGCGGTGCTGACGGGGTGGAGAGGTACGAAGACCTGTTTGCTGATGGCGGCAATGACGCCGCTCTGTCCATGTTCGCTGGCCGTTCTGTGGCCGCCGTTGACCGCAAGGGCACGGGCAAATACTCCGTCATCCTCGCCACCTACGGACAGT TCGGTCAGGGAGAGTTCGGGCTGATCGAGATGGACGAGGAGCGGTCAGACGTGGCCAGTGGCCGCATTGTGCTGAAGAACGTGGCGCAGGAGGCCGGTATCGCCGTGTCCACTG GCGGTCGCGGAATAACAGTTGGCCCCATCATAGGAACTGATGGACACTCTGACATTTTCTTTGACAACGAGGGAGGCAGCCGCTCCAATCCTCCTGAGAACAAACTGTTTGTGAACGATGGAAATGGCCGTTTTACAGACGTCGCTGCCAGCAAAG GCCTGGCCGATCCATCTCCCGGTCGCGGTGTGGCGCTGGCGGACTTCAACAACGATGGCCGTGTGGACCTCGTGTACGGCAACTGGATGAACCCGCACAAACTCATGATCCAGCAGGCCAACGGTAACTTCCAG GACAAGGCCTCTTCCGAGATGGCCGAGTCGTCTCCCATCCGCACCGTCATCGCAACCGACTTCGACAACGACGGCGTGCAAGAGGTCTTCTACAACAACATCGTCTACTCGGGAGGCAGCTCGCCCGAGACCTGGAAAAACCGGCTCTTCCGCGTCACACCAGCAGGTGCTGACGTCACTATTTCTAAACTGGACGTTGGTGACGCTTTGGAACCCGATGGATACGGCACAG GCGGCGCGGTGGCGGACATGAACGGTGACGGACAGCTGGAGCTGTTGTTGTCTCACGGCGAGTCGCGCGAGCAGGACCTCAGCCTCTATGACGTCACACAGGGCGGCAACAACCATTGGCTGCGAGTCTTGCCACTCACGCGATTCAGCGCCCCCGCGCGTGGCGCCAAGGTCACCGTGACCCTGACGGACAACACCCAGCTGACACAGGTGGTTGACGGGGGCTCCGGGTACCTGTGCCAGATGGAACCAGTGGCGCATTTTGGTCTTGCATCTCAGCAGGCCGAGCGGCTCAGGATCCAATGGCCGGACGGACGCGTCCTGGAACAGGATCTGAGCTCCGGAGATCAAGACAAGCTCCACAGGATCTCCTACCCCTCTGGAGGAGGGTCCGGGAATACGGGGTATCAAGTGCAGGGATCTGAATCCTCTGGAGGATCGGGATCGGCCACCGGAGGCGCCGCCACGGGGCAGACAG TTCCTTCAAGAAACAGGGGCACATATCCAGGTAGCGGAGGAAGCTACGCAAACAGAGACCCATACCGAAGCTCCGGCAATAGAGGCACCAACCCGGGCACTGCCAGTTCAGGAACCTCCTCAGGCAACGGTCGAGGAACTAACTCAGGCACTGCTAGTAGAACAATCTACTCTGAAACTGTCAACAGGGGAACTGACTCCAGCACGGCCAACAGAGGCACATACACCAACAACAGAGCTACAGACAGCAGAAGGACCAATGCAGGCAACTCCATGGGTACCAATGTGGGCAGTGTCAACAGAAGAACCAGCTCAGGCAGATCCAACCCAGACGTTGCAAATACCGATTCCGGGACCTGTGCAACAGTGCGCGTAAGAAACTACGTCCGTGATGACGCCACCGGATGTTACAGCGCTCGGCCAATGAGGATGGGCCAATGCCAGGGTACGTGCACGGCTGGAGGGAGATGCTGTCAGCCACGATCGGAGCGATTTCGGAATCTTATGTTTGCCTGCAGGAACGGATCCCGATACAGGAAGACGGCCAAAGTTGGTGTCAGGCGTTGTCGCTGTTCTCGTTGCCCGGCGTAA